The Terriglobia bacterium genomic sequence CAGAGCCTGCGCAAGACCAACGGCAACAAGAAGCTGGCGGCTAAACTGCTCAACCTGAAGCGCACCACGCTGATCGAAAAGATCAAGCGCATCGGCCTGGGAGAACAGATCGCGGCATCGGCCTGAGCCGCTAATGTTTTAGTCCGGTGCCGTCGATAACACACGCATGGAACGGGTGTTAGTTGTCGACGACGAAAAAGATTGCCGGTATGCGCTTGCAGACGCGCTCAGAGCAAAAGGTTTTAATGCCGAAATAGCCGAAAACGGGCGTGAGGCTCTGGCTGTTCTCGAAAGCCAGCCCTCCACCTACGGCCTGGTCTACTCCGACATGCGAATGCCGGAACTTGGCGGGATCGAACTCGTCGAGAATCTCGCCGGCCTCGACCCGACAATCGTGGCCGTTCTGCTCACCGGACAGGCGGATCCCCGAAGCCCGGTCGCCGCGATGCGGGCCGGCGCCTTCGATTTCCTCAGCAAACCGTTCACCATGAGCGAGCTTGAAATCAGTCTCGCCCGCGCGACGGAACGGCGGCACATGCTTGTCCGTCACGAGAACGATCGGGCGGGTTTACGGAATCTTCTCGACACCAGTGAAGCGGAGAAGAAGCGTCTTGTCACCCGGCACGAAGAAGAACGGCAGAAGATTTTCGTGTCGTCCATTCGCGCTCACGCGCGTTCGATCGAAGCCAAGGATTCATATACAGCAGCCCACTGCGATCGCGTCGAACGATACGCGGAAATCATTGCCAGACATCACGGCGGATTCGACGAAAACTGGATCTTCAATCTGAAAGTCGGTGCGATCCTGCACGACATTGGAAAGATTGGCATTCGCAGCTCCATTCTTTGCAAACCCGGCGCGCTGGATGCCCTGGAATACGATGAAATCCGGGCACATCCGGTGATCGGCGGGCGTATCGTGCGGTCGCTGGGCGGGCTCAATCTCGAGCCTATCGTCCGTCACCATCATGAACATTTTGATGGAACAGGTTATCCGTGGGGACTGAAGGGGGACGCAATTCCACTCGAGTCGCGAATCGTCCTGATCGCGGACACGTTCGACGCCATGACCAGCGACCGGCCATACCGGCGGTGCATGAACACCGATCTTGCTCTAGCCGAGCTGGAAAACCACGCGGGCGCGCAATTCGATCCTTATATGGTACGAGTCGCGCTCGACGCGGCCCCGCAACTCGACGCCGCGCGCCTGGAACATTCTGAGAACGGGAAGCGGGAGTATTTCAGTTCAAGTTTTTAGCCGCTTTGGCTTCGGTGACGTAATACCCCGTTCGATGGCGAATCTGTGAACCGGGTTTACTGACTTTCACATCGACCTCCCGCCATGTGTTCTTATCCGAGAGGGTCGTCGGGTAGTACCCCAGCGTGTATTGCTGGTGTAATTCTTCAAGAAGAACTTCCGCAAGACCGTTCAACGCATAATTTCTACCGGTAAACAGCCGGAAAGCCCGCCCGCCGCTGATACTGGTCAGGCGCCCGAGCATGTAGTGATAGATGTGGTACCGGGTGCGGCCCAGGGCAAGAGGATCGTCATCGTCATCATCGATGCCGATGGCGTAGACAAGGACCTCCGAACGCTTCAGGATGTCTTCGACCTGAGTCGAATTGATGTGGCTCTTCGTATCGAAGCCGTCCGTGACCATCAGCAGGATCTTCTTGTTGTGCTTCGCCTTCTTCATTTCCTCCATGCCGGTCTGGATGGCGTCATAAGCGGCGGTTTCGCCGCCGGCCCGGATATCTCTCAGGCTTTTTTGCACGTCCTGCATGTTCGAGGTGAAGTGTTGGCGCATCTGCACATCGGAAGAGAATTGCACGACAAACATTTCGTCCTGCGGCGACAGAGCCAGCGCGACCTCGCGCACGGTCTGGAGGGCCTGTTGCAGTTTGTGCCGCATGCTGCCGCTGGAATCGATCAGGACGCCGACGCTGACAGGGACGCGGAGATCATGCGAGAAGAATGAGATTTTCTGCTTTTCGCCGTTCTCGAAGATCTGGAAGTCGTCGACCTTCAGGCCGTCGAGGTATTTGCCCTGATCGTCGAGAACCGTCGCCGTTACATTGACCAGCTCGACGTTGATGTTCAACCGGTATCGCGGATCCTGGGGATCCTGGACATCGGCAGGCGGAGTTGCAGGCGCCGGGGTTTCCTGCGCGGTGGTTTCCTGAGCTGCAGGTTGCTGCGATGTTTGTGCCGTGATATGAACTGCTCCGGCGCATAACACGCAAAGAATGACAATTGAGCCTATCCAAACGTGCTTTCGTGCGTTCATGGTGAGCTACTCGTTAACGGCTGCATGGCCGCGATTTTTATTTTGTTACAACGGGGGTCGGATTCATTCTACAACGGAGGCTTGCGGAAACTTCCACTGAATTCGTCAGCAGGCCTGTCAGTGGCCTTCGCGTACCGCGTTGCGGTTCCAGTTAGGTATCTCGACGATGAGATTCCGGCTGCCATCGGGAACGCTCTGGCAACTCAGACGGCTATTCGGCGTCAGCCCGGGAGCATAGGACAGCTCTTCCTCTTCGGTGTCCGTTATCTCGGGAATCGATTGCCCGCCTTCGCGCACGATGCAATGGCAAGTGGAACAGGCGCATACACCGCCGCACGCGTGGTCGATTTCGATTCCGTTCGAGAGCGCGATGTCGAGGATGCTTCCCGGAAGACCCGTATGCCCGTACGGGATCTTCTCGGGGTCAACCTCCACGGTCACATTCATCGGCAGAAATGTGATGCTGAACTTCTGCGTCGCCGGAGCAGGAGGTTCTTCGTTCACGTATGGATTGGTTCCTCCCATATATAGCTATTATGTGCTTTTTGCGCGCAGGAACCGCGCAGCGCACCATTTTTATTTGAAATTACCAACCGCCCCGTCTGCGCCGCAAACGAAGGGAACCATTTTTATTAATGGCGCAGCCACCCCGCCTTGGAAAGGCGGGGAATGCAAAA encodes the following:
- a CDS encoding HD domain-containing phosphohydrolase — encoded protein: MERVLVVDDEKDCRYALADALRAKGFNAEIAENGREALAVLESQPSTYGLVYSDMRMPELGGIELVENLAGLDPTIVAVLLTGQADPRSPVAAMRAGAFDFLSKPFTMSELEISLARATERRHMLVRHENDRAGLRNLLDTSEAEKKRLVTRHEEERQKIFVSSIRAHARSIEAKDSYTAAHCDRVERYAEIIARHHGGFDENWIFNLKVGAILHDIGKIGIRSSILCKPGALDALEYDEIRAHPVIGGRIVRSLGGLNLEPIVRHHHEHFDGTGYPWGLKGDAIPLESRIVLIADTFDAMTSDRPYRRCMNTDLALAELENHAGAQFDPYMVRVALDAAPQLDAARLEHSENGKREYFSSSF
- a CDS encoding 2Fe-2S iron-sulfur cluster-binding protein — its product is MNEEPPAPATQKFSITFLPMNVTVEVDPEKIPYGHTGLPGSILDIALSNGIEIDHACGGVCACSTCHCIVREGGQSIPEITDTEEEELSYAPGLTPNSRLSCQSVPDGSRNLIVEIPNWNRNAVREGH
- a CDS encoding VWA domain-containing protein; this encodes MNARKHVWIGSIVILCVLCAGAVHITAQTSQQPAAQETTAQETPAPATPPADVQDPQDPRYRLNINVELVNVTATVLDDQGKYLDGLKVDDFQIFENGEKQKISFFSHDLRVPVSVGVLIDSSGSMRHKLQQALQTVREVALALSPQDEMFVVQFSSDVQMRQHFTSNMQDVQKSLRDIRAGGETAAYDAIQTGMEEMKKAKHNKKILLMVTDGFDTKSHINSTQVEDILKRSEVLVYAIGIDDDDDDPLALGRTRYHIYHYMLGRLTSISGGRAFRLFTGRNYALNGLAEVLLEELHQQYTLGYYPTTLSDKNTWREVDVKVSKPGSQIRHRTGYYVTEAKAAKNLN